In a genomic window of Ipomoea triloba cultivar NCNSP0323 chromosome 3, ASM357664v1:
- the LOC116013683 gene encoding cold-responsive protein kinase 1-like: MAAGWRWLAVVMLVVSSISEPAFSNPQTNLLNKGCGQSNVTDTPTNYAKQLNASFSDLRSQLSRNNKTFATTAQPIYALAQCRNYLSKPDCVACFDAAVLVARNCYLATGGRVIFDGCFLRYESIIFYTQITDDGSHPVCGARTVPKQDVFNTTAKELLNDLVFATPRINGFFAAAKRVSAAGATAYAVAQCIETLAESSCQACLVIANSNIQICLLSSVGRAVGIGCFMRYSDKHFFANNQTTNLAPFLGGGGGGSSGKKKAIIAGVVGGVGIILVLAALFLYQQSKKPKAARRGDILGATQLRGPESYGYKDLKAATKGFSEENKLGEGGFGDVYKGTLKNGDVVAVKKLVISSRAKADFDSEVRLITNVHHRNLIRLLGCSAKGEELLLVYEYMANASLDRYIYGDKQGMLNWKQRIDIIFGTARGLAYLHEQFHVCIIHRDIKSSNILLDDEFQPKIADFGLARLLPENQSHVSTKFAGTLGYTAPEYAIHGHLSEKVDIYSFGIVVLEIISGRRSSDIRVEPVTEYLLEQAWKLYENENYLELADKTLEASEYKAEEVKRMLEIALVCTQSPPNLRPSMSEVVIMLSSDRPIFQNQPKRPSMISDFDQRILALTDTSATTASSTSHATASFSGVSGR; encoded by the exons ATGGCAGCTGGGTGGCGGTGGTTGGCGGTGGTGATGTTGGTGGTATCATCAATATCAGAACCTGCGTTTTCCAACCCACAAACCAACCTACTGAACAAGGGTTGCGGCCAAAGCAACGTTACCGATACACCAACTAATTATGCGAAGCAACTCAACGCTAGCTTTTCTGATCTCAGAAGCCAGTTATCCAGAAACAACAAAACCTTTGCCACCACTGCCCAACCTATCTACGCATTGGCACAGTGTAGAAACTACCTCTCCAAGCCTGACTGTGTGGCCTGTTTCGATGCCGCCGTGTTAGTAGCCCGAAACTGTTACCTCGCCACCGGTGGTCGTGTCATATTTGACGGTTGCTTCCTCAG GTACGAGTCTATTATCTTCTACACTCAGATTACAGATGACGGAAGCCATCCCGTTTGTGGAGCACGAACTGTCCCCAAACAAGATGTTTTCAATACGACAGCGAAAGAACTACTGAATGATCTCGTATTCGCAACGCCCAGAATTAATGGCTTTTTCGCTGCAGCAAAGCGGGTCTCTGCTGCTGGTGCTACCGCCTATGCAGTGGCGCAATGTATTGAAACACTCGCCGAAAGCAGCTGTCAGGCATGTTTGGTAATAGCTAACAGTAACATACAGATTTGTTTACTATCTTCAGTTGGAAGGGCTGTTGGCATTGGGTGCTTCATGAGATACTCAGACAAACATTTCTTTGCCAATAATCAGACAACCAATCTAGCACCCTTcctaggaggaggaggaggag GGAGTTCAGGAAAGAAGAAAGCTATTATTGCAGGTGTAGTAGGTGGTGTAGGAATCATTTTGGTATTAGCAGCGCTTTTCCTTTACCAACAATCAAAAAAGCCCAAGGCAGCAAGAAGAG GGGATATATTGGGGGCAACTCAGTTGAGAGGTCCAGAGAGCTACGGATATAAAGATTTGAAAGCTGCAACAAAAGGATTTAGTGAAGAGAATAAATTGGGGGAAGGAGGTTTTGGTGATGTATACAAg GGCACACTAAAGAACGGGGATGTGGTTGCAGTAAAAAAACTGGTGATTTCCAGTAGAGCAAAGGCAGACTTTGATAGCGAAGTTAGGCTTATTACAAATGTCCATCATCGCAATCTCATTCGTCTATTGGGATGCTCTGCCAAAGGAGAAGAGCTTCTACTGGTTTATGAATACATGGCAAATGCCAGCCTTGACAGATACATATATG GAGATAAACAGGGGATGCTAAATTGGAAGCAACGAATTGATATAATATTTGGTACAGCTAGGGGTCTTGCCTATCTGCACGAACAGTTCCATGTATGCATTATACATAGAGACATAAAATCAAGCAACATACTATTAGATGATGAATTTCAGCCCAAAATTGCTGACTTTGGTTTGGCAAGACTTTTACCTGAAAATCAGAGCCATGTTAGCACCAAATTTGCAGGGACTTT GGGATATACAGCACCAGAATACGCAATTCATGGTCATTTATCAGAGAAAGTTGACATCTACAGTTTTGGCATTGTCGTCCTGGAGATCATTAGTGGGCGAAGGAGCAGTGACATACGAGTTGAACCAGTAACTGAGTATCTCCTTGAACAG GCATGGAAACTGTACGAGAATGAGAACTATCTGGAACTGGCAGATAAGACTTTAGAGGCGAGTGAGTATAAAGCAGAGGAAGTGAAGAGAATGTTGGAGATTGCATTGGTGTGCACTCAATCACCACCGAATCTAAGACCAAGCATGTCGGAAGTGGTGATCATGCTTTCAAGTGACCGTCCAATCTTTCAGAACCAACCAAAGAGGCCATCCATGATTAGTGATTTCGATCAGAGGATACTCGCACTCACAGACACATCAGCCACTACAGCATCATCCACTTCTCATGCCACCGCTTCATTTTCTGGTGTCTCAGGCCGCTAG
- the LOC116013684 gene encoding cysteine-rich receptor-like protein kinase 2 gives MAGSGRWCWLAVVILVVSVSKPAFSDPQTNQIGNLGCSAYNITDARGPDYIREINLSFADLRNQLSSANKRFATSTQLTVYAMAQCRKYLSTADCVACFDAAVLVTRNCSIATSAAIVIFDGCSLWYRDSYFYDQITDQVTGGTYRVCGKHDIFNATAAQQLLNELLLATPKINGFYAAAKLQEESPGGATTYAVAQCAETVSESSCKDCLSLAYNNIKDCLPNSADGRAVDAGCFLRYSDTPFFADNQTTDITRFLGRGSSSGKKKPIIVAGVVGTVGIILVLGALFLFYWQSWKANAWRRGNILGAKNYIYKDLKAATNDFSQENILGKGGFGYVYKGTLQNKDVVAVKKLTTISSRAKANFETEICLITNANHPNLIRLLGYSGNGKVLILVYEYMANASLDRYIYGEKRGMLNWKQRVDIILGTARGLAYLHEQFDVCIIHRDIKSSNILLDDEFQPKIADFGLARLLPENKSHLTTKFAGTLGYTAPEYAIHGHLSEKVDIYSFGIVILEIISGRRSSDLQVEPVTEYLLQQAWKLYENNEHLGLVDSTLDPNEYEAEEVKRTLEIALVCTQSPSNIRPSMSEVVTMLSSTDASIIQKPQNRPTIITDFDKRKPTNTSPLTHATISFSRFSGR, from the exons ATGGCAGGCTCAGGCAGGTGGTGCTGGTTGGCGGTGGTGATTTTGGTTGTATCCGTATCAAAACCTGCGTTCTCCGACCCACAAACAAACCAAATAGGCAACCTGGGTTGCAGCGCCTACAATATTACCGATGCGCGTGGGCCAGATTATATCAGGGAAATCAACCTCAGCTTTGCTGATCTGAGAAACCAGTTATCCAGCGCCAACAAACGCTTTGCCACCTCCACTCAGTTGACTGTCTACGCAATGGCACAGTGCAGAAAGTACCTCTCCACTGCGGACTGTGTCGCCTGTTTCGATGCCGCAGTGTTAGTAACCCGAAACTGCTCCATCGCCACCAGCGCTGCTATTGTCATATTTGATGGCTGCTCCCTATG GTACCGCGATAGTTACTTCTACGACCAGATTACAGATCAGGTTACAGGAGGAACCTATCGAGTTTGTGGTAAACATGATATTTTCAATGCGACAGCAGCACAACAACTACTAAATGAGCTTCTACTTGCAACGCCCAAAATTAATGGCTTTTACGCTGCAGCAAAGCTGCAGGAGGAATCTCCTGGCGGTGCTACCACCTATGCGGTGGCGCAATGTGCTGAAACCGTGAGCGAAAGCAGCTGTAAAGATTGTTTGTCATTAGCTTACAATAACATAAAGGATTGTTTACCTAATTCTGCGGATGGAAGAGCTGTGGATGCAGGATGTTTCTTGAGATATTCAGACACCCCTTTTTTTGCTGATAACCAGACAACTGACATAACACGCTTCCTAGGAAGAG GGAGTTCATCAGGAAAGAAGAAGCCTATTATTGTTGCGGGTGTAGTCGGTACTGTAGGAATCATTTTGGTGTTAGGAgcccttttccttttctattggcAATCATGGAAGGCAAACGCTTGGAGAAGAG GCAATATTTTGGGGGCAAAGAACTACATATATAAAGACTTGAAAGCTGCAACAAATGATTTCAGCCAAGAAAATATACTGGGCAAAGGAGGGTTTGGCTATGTATATAAG GGCACCTTACAAAACAAGGATGTGGTGGCAGTAAAGAAACTAACAACAATTTCTAGTAGAGCAAAGGCAAACTTCGAGACTGAAATTTGTCTTATTACAAATGCGAATCATCCCAATCTCATTCGTCTATTGGGATATTCTGGCAATGGAAAAGTGCTCATATTGGTTTATGAATACATGGCGAATGCCAGCCTTGACCGATACATATATG GAGAGAAACGGGGAATGCTGAATTGGAAGCAAAGGGTTGATATAATATTGGGTACAGCTAGGGGTCTTGCCTATCTGCATGAGCAGTTTGATGTATGCATCATACATAGAGACATAAAATCTAGCAATATACTATTGGATGACGAATTCCAACCCAAAATAGCTGATTTTGGTTTGGCAAGGCTTTTACCAGAAAATAAGAGTCATCTTACAACTAAATTTGCAGGGACTTT AGGATATACGGCACCAGAATATGCAATTCATGGCCATCTATCAGAAAAAGTTGACATTTACAGTTTTGGCATTGTCATCCTGGAGATCATCAGTGGGCGAAGGAGTAGTGACTTACAAGTTGAGCCTGTAACTGAGTATCTCCTTCAACAG GCATGGAAATTGTACGAGAATAATGAACATCTAGGACTGGTGGATAGTACTTTAGACCCGAATGAGTATGAAGCAGAGGAAGTGAAGAGAACGTTGGAAATAGCATTGGTGTGCACCCAATCACCTTCCAATATAAGGCCAAGCATGTCAGAAGTGGTGACCATGCTTTCAAGTACTGATGCCTCAATCATTCAAAAACCCCAAAACAGGCCTACCATTATTACTGATTTCGATAAGAGGAAACCTACAAACACTTCACCACTTACCCATGCCACCATTTCATTTTCTCGTTTCTCAGGCCGCTAG